From Ptychodera flava strain L36383 chromosome 2, AS_Pfla_20210202, whole genome shotgun sequence, the proteins below share one genomic window:
- the LOC139123671 gene encoding piggyBac transposable element-derived protein 4-like → MQQEIERRQEYYETSIAGGTVNRLYTDLRTGNFDLLPEFMVQSRAYQPAARCSEVEWFLQIFDEDLIRFITRCTNRYARQRRRANARERQRSAWTPTTVVEMRAFIGVMVLFGICWQPEIQLYWSDHVCFGHNFVKRTFSRDRFKLLMRYLYYSTQPYCARNTAMYTAQKISEKRDRMLKVRNVIDRVNANSRMHQSPMCELAIDEGVIPYRGPHKECSLQSSKTAQIWNESLHSQ, encoded by the coding sequence ATGCAACAAGAAATAGAGCGTAGACAGGAATACTACGAAACGAGTATTGCCGGTGGTACCGTGAACAGACTATACACAGACCTACGAACTGGTAATTTCGATCTTTTACCGGAGTTCATGGTCCAGAGCCGGGCTTATCAACCCGCTGCCAGATGCTCAGAAGTCGaatggtttttgcaaatattcgacgAGGATCTGATAAGATTCATTACCCGATGCACTAATCGTTACGCTAGACAGAGGAGAAGGGCAAATGCGAGGGAACGTCAAAGATCGGCCTGGACACCGACGACAGTTGTCGAAATGAGAGCATTCATTGGAGTGATGGTGCTGTTCGGAATTTGCTGGCAGCCTGAAATCCAGCTGTATTGGTCGGACCATGTTTGCTTCGGTCATAATTTTGTCAAGAGAACTTTTTCCCGTGATCGCTTCAAGCTACTGATGCGATATTTATACTACAGCACACAGCCATACTGTGCTCGTAACACAGCCATGTATACAGCCCAAAAAATAAGTGAGAAACGGGATAGGATGTTGAAAGTACGAAATGTCATTGATCGAGTGAATGCAAACAGCCGAATGCACCAGAGCCCGATGTGCGAACTGGCAATCGACGAAGGAGTCATCCCCTACCGGGGCCCGCACAAAGAATGTTCTCTACAATCCAGCAAAACCGCACAAATATGGAATGAGAGTTTACACTCTCAGTGA